The Miscanthus floridulus cultivar M001 chromosome 7, ASM1932011v1, whole genome shotgun sequence genome includes a region encoding these proteins:
- the LOC136465704 gene encoding uncharacterized protein: protein MAARGSFVLDMVRPLAALMPAVWPTDRAVLFHRCMLYTGLCVSVFMVCSHLPLYGVRYAASGADPLYCVRSILASNRERPPGPGPHGQCAEGARRTIGLGEAAAYILLGMYGPVDALNGALIVLQLFSASVLVVFLDELFDKGYGLQAFSPVTVNTGRGPEFEGIVLAIIHQAVVGADNTRALVATMLCHHLPNMMNLLATCLVLLTAVYLEGIRMLLPLQLRERRGRRVSFPIKLLYTSTMPIFLYSAMVSALYMVPQLLHYSRFGGGVLGRLLGVWKEASYAAVPVGGLAYYITPPSSVAANPLHALIYTVLLLASCALLSQFWVITLGSSVRDVARQLTDQRLAMPGRRDGATYAQLKRHIPMAAAVGGLCVGALFIFADMTGAIGSGTGIMLAATVAYNLVDSFHKED, encoded by the exons ATGGCCGCCCGCGGTTCATTTGTGCTGGACATGGTCCGGCCACTGGCTGCGCTGATGCCGGCGGTGTGGCCCACGGACAGGGCGGTGCTGTTCCACCGGTGCATGCTCTACACGGGGCTGTGCGTGTCCGTCTTCATGGTGTGCAGCCACCTGCCGCTCTACGGCGTGCGCTACGCGGCCTCTGGCGCCGACCCCCTGTACTGCGTGCGCTCCATCCTCGCCTCCAACCGCG AACGTCCGCCGGGACCGGGACCTCATGGACAGTGCGCGGAAGGTGCTCGTCGTACCATCGGGCTCGGGGAGGCCGCCGCCTACATCCTGCTTGGGATGTACGGGCCCGTCGACGCCCTCAACGGCGCGCTCATCGTCCTCCAGCTCTTCTCTGCCAGCGTCCTCGTCGTCTTCCTCGACGAGCTCTTCGACAAGGGATACGGCCTGCAG GCGTTTAGCCCCGTGACCGTGAACACCGGACGGGGCCCGGAGTTCGAGGGCATCGTCCTCGCTATCATCCACCAGGCCGTCGTCGGGGCCGACAACACCCGTGCGCTTGTCGCCACCATGCTCTGCCATCACCTCCCAAACATGATGAACCTGCTGGCCACCTGCCTCGTCCTGCTCACCGCGGTCTAcctcgagggcatccggatgctGCTGCCCCTGCAGTTGAGGGAGAGGCGTGGGCGACGGGTCAGCTTCCCGATCAAGCTTCTCTACACCTCCACCATGCCAATCTTCCTGTACTCCGCCATGGTATCGGCCCTCTACATGGTGCCGCAGCTGCTCCACTACAGTCGCTTCGGCGGTGGCGTCCTCGGCCGTCTGCTTGGTGTGTGGAAGGAGGCCAGCTACGCCGCCGTCCCGGTGGGCGGCCTCGCCTATTACATCACCCCGCCGTCCAGTGTGGCCGCCAACCCGCTCCACGCGCTCATCTACACCGTGCTGCTGCTCGCCTCGTGCGCGCTGCTCTCTCAGTTTTGGGTAATCACTTTGGGGTCGTCGGTGAGGGACGTCGCGAGGCAGCTCACGGACCAGCGCCTGGCCATGCCTGGAAGGCGTGATGGTGCTACCTACGCGCAGCTCAAACGTCACATCCCCATGGCGGCCGCTGTCGGAGGCCTTTGTGTCGGAGCTCTCTTCATTTTTGCCGACATGACCGGAGCCATCGGCAGTGGCACTGGAATTATGCTCGCCGCCACTGTCGCCTACAACCTCGTTGACTCCTTTCACAAGGAGGATTAA